The sequence below is a genomic window from Nakaseomyces glabratus chromosome F, complete sequence.
TCCGCATAGTTTTTAACTAATTCTTTCTCACAAGAATTACCATTtcatatcatatttttttttcttcattataaAGTTTTTACCACCTTTTTGCCATATGATCTTATTCATTTCtagaaacaaaaacatcCAAACATCTATTTTGTGTTTTAGTTATTTacatttcttcattttttcttcttcccaCTAGTTCTTTTCAATCATATATGTTTCACCCCAGGAATGGTGGAGCTGCTATTTATTCTCCATCATAAGAGAAATGGTATATCCATCGtttatagttttttttttactaaatgcccttttttttaatgaaCCATCTTATTTCTTTATAAACCCTATACAGTTACTAAGATTGTACAAGTTTACACATTTACATATGCCCTATAATAACCATATCCACAATAGCATTTATATCCTATACAAGCAGACCGAGCGCGCGGTTTTATCGGAAACCACTACACGCATATACATGTTGCTTAGCTCCCACTTAGAAATCcaaaaaactgaaattaCATTATCCTACTCATCAGAGCACTGGTAGTAATAGTAATCTTAGTACTTTAACGAGCTCATAAGTATTTATCTTCCCCCCCACACATCATGACTACAGTTCTACTTGTTTATCACACAAACAACATTTTTTCCACTTAGCGTCGATCTTTTCGCCTCGAGGAATTTCCTTCAAACCCAAGGGACCATCGACAAACTATACAAGACTTGACATAAAAATTCAAGACTATAACCTCCTGTGACAAATCCAAGCCCATAACCAACTGAATAAATACAACTATGCTTCTGGTACCTAGGGTTCCCGTGGTGATGCAGGGCAAGTGTGGCCTTCTGAAGATAAGCAGACCTTTGCAAGGGAGCTTGTCCAGAGGGTTCCACTTCTCCAGAGCTCACAGAAGTGAGTACGACGAGGAGAAAGTGGTTATagatgaaataaataagaaGCTGACCCCCGTTGATATACAAAACCAGCAAAAGCTGCGTAACATTGGTATTTCCGCACATATTGATTCGGGTAAGACCACTTTTACTGAAAGAGTGCTATACTATACCAAGAGGATCAAGGAGATTCATGAAGTGAGAGGCCGTGATAACGTCGGTGCTACTATGGACTTCATGGACttagaaagagaaaaaggTATTACCATTCAGTCCGCTGCCACTTACTGTTCCTGggacaaggacaagaatAGCTACCATTTCAACTTGATCGACACTCCAGGTCACATTGATTTCACTATCGAAGTCGAAAGAGCTTTGAGAGTACTGGATGGTGCTGTCCTTGTTGTCTGTGCTGTGTCAGGTGTCCAGTCCCAAACTGTGACTGTGGACCGTCAAATGCGTAGATACAATGTCCCAAGAGTCACTTTCATTAACAAGATGGACCGTATGGGTGCTAATCCTTTCAAAGCTATTGAACAACTGAATTCTAAATTAAAACTACCGGCTGCCGCTGTTCAGGTTCCTATCGGAGCTGAATCAGAGCTGAAAGGTGTTGTCGATTTACTGGATATGAAGGCTTACTATAACAAGGGGGATAACGGTGAAATAATCGAGAGTGGTCCAATTCCTGAAGAGTTGAAATCACTTgcagaagaaaagagacAAGTTTTGATCGAAACATTGGCCGATGTTGACGAACATATGGCAGAGATCTTCTTAGAAGAGAAGGAACCAACCATCCAAGAAATGAAAGATGCTATCCGTAGAGCAACCATTGCCAGAAAATTCACTCCTGTATTGATGGGTTCTGCTCTAGCTAACACTGGTGTACAACACGTTTTGGATGCCATTGTGGACTACTTACCAAATCCATCTGAAGTTTTGAATACTGGTTTAGATATCGCACATGAAGAAGCGAAAGTCAACTTGATCCCCTCTGTTCAACAACCATTTGTCGGCTTAGCATTCAAGCTTGAAGAAGGTAAATATGGTCAGTTAACCTATATTCGTGTCTACCAGGGTCGTTTGAAGAAGGGTAGTTATATCACTAACGTTAAAACTGGTAAGAAGGTGAAGGTTTCCAGACTAGTGAGAATGCACTCCAATGAGATGGAAGATGTTGATGAGGTTGGCTCTGGTGAAATTTGTGCCACATTTGGTATCGACTGTTCTTCTGGTGATACTTTCAGTGACGGTACCTTACAATATTCTATGTCTTCAATGTTTGTCCCTGATGCTGTGGTTTCCCTATCTATCACACCAAAGAGTAAGGACTCCaccaatttttcaaaagctcTGAATAGATTCCAAAAAGAAGATCCAACATTTAGAGTTAGATTTGACCCTGAATCTAAGGAGACCGTCATTTCTGGTATGGGTGAATTGCACTTAGAAATTTATGTTGAAAGAATGAAGCGTGAATATAACGTGGAATGTATTACTGGTAAACCTCAAGTGTCCTATAGAGAATCTATAACTATTCCTAGCGAATTTGACTACACTCACAAGAAACAGTCTGGTGGTGCAGGTCAATACGCCAGAATCATTGGTGATTTATCTCCAGTTGAAGGAGGTAATAAATCTAATGTATTTGAGACCCATGTTGTTGGTGGTCGTATCCCTGACAAATATCTATCTGCCTGTGCCAAGGGATTTGATGAAGCTTGCGAAAGGGGTCCTTTAATTGGTCATAAAGTCTTGAATGTCAAGATGTTGATCAATGATGGTGCCATTCACTCAGTCGACTCTAACGAACTTGCTTTCAAGGTTGCTACTTTAACTGCTTTCCGTGACGCATTCCTAAAAGCTCAACCGGTTATTATGGAACCTATTATGATAGTTTCAGTAACTTCACCAAATGAATTCCAAGGTAATGTCATTGGCTTGCTAAATAAGCTACAAGCCGTTATACAAGAAACTGACAATGGCCACGACGAATTTACCTTGAGGGCCGAATGCTCATTGAGTACTATGTTTGGCTTTGCAAGTTCATTAAGAGCTTCTACACAAGGTAAGGGTGAATTCTCTCTAGAATTCAGCCATTACGCTCCTACAGCTCCTCATGTTCAGAAAGAGTTGATAGCTGAATtccaaaagaaacaaaagaaatagaagTCTTATGACCACAAGCTGAACGATATTTAGAAAGTCTTACAACAGATTATTCCAAAACTTTTGAGCGCAGCTAGTCCTACCATGTAgatattataatttatGTGACGGCAGCGCTGACCTGGAACAACCACACATTGCTAACTTTCCAGAATATCTCATAAACAAACAACAGCTTTTAACGAAACTTGATAATAGTATTAGTATTCACTTCTGTAAATAAATATGgaaatataaaagaagaaacaaattgtatgtatattttaaatgTATGCAATATGCGGAAAACAAATTTATGttgattatattttatcattttgtGTTGGAGTAAAGTCAGATGCCATTCCGAATTATGAATTACAAGGTATATGTATCATCGTTCTTAATCTTTGATAGAAGATCCTCAATTTTTGGAGCCATCAAAGGTTGACCGGATCTCGTTCTCTTAGTCATCTTTCGCCTCTTCTGCTCTCTCTCTTGCTCCTTTTGTCTTATTATCTTGAccttttcttcctctttccTCCTACGCTCTTCTAGCTTCTCTCTTTGTTCCCTCTTCCTTTGCTTCTTaagttctttcttctcatctatcttcttcttacctTCTAATCTCTTATCCTCTTTTAGCTTCTTAACATTAACCTCTCTGCGGGAGGTTTCCTTCTCAGGCACTGCATAACCTTCCTCTTTTAAGGCTTTCAGATACTCTTTCTTTAATCTGGCTTTCCTAGTAATATTCTGCTGAATAGCCTTGACTTTGTACTCTTTGGTAAACTTTTTACCATTACTCTTCTTATTTCTACCAAATTCCGCCATGGCTCAAATAAAACTGTCCGTTATCTTCGTTTCTTTCTCCCAAAATA
It includes:
- the FYV7 gene encoding Fyv7p (CAGL0F01551g~Ortholog(s) have role in maturation of SSU-rRNA from tricistronic rRNA transcript (SSU-rRNA, 5.8S rRNA, LSU-rRNA) and nucleolus localization); translated protein: MAEFGRNKKSNGKKFTKEYKVKAIQQNITRKARLKKEYLKALKEEGYAVPEKETSRREVNVKKLKEDKRLEGKKKIDEKKELKKQRKREQREKLEERRRKEEEKVKIIRQKEQEREQKRRKMTKRTRSGQPLMAPKIEDLLSKIKNDDTYTL
- the MEF1 gene encoding Mef1p (CAGL0F01529g~Ortholog(s) have role in mitochondrial translation and cytosol, mitochondrion localization), whose product is MLLVPRVPVVMQGKCGLLKISRPLQGSLSRGFHFSRAHRSEYDEEKVVIDEINKKLTPVDIQNQQKLRNIGISAHIDSGKTTFTERVLYYTKRIKEIHEVRGRDNVGATMDFMDLEREKGITIQSAATYCSWDKDKNSYHFNLIDTPGHIDFTIEVERALRVLDGAVLVVCAVSGVQSQTVTVDRQMRRYNVPRVTFINKMDRMGANPFKAIEQLNSKLKLPAAAVQVPIGAESELKGVVDLLDMKAYYNKGDNGEIIESGPIPEELKSLAEEKRQVLIETLADVDEHMAEIFLEEKEPTIQEMKDAIRRATIARKFTPVLMGSALANTGVQHVLDAIVDYLPNPSEVLNTGLDIAHEEAKVNLIPSVQQPFVGLAFKLEEGKYGQLTYIRVYQGRLKKGSYITNVKTGKKVKVSRLVRMHSNEMEDVDEVGSGEICATFGIDCSSGDTFSDGTLQYSMSSMFVPDAVVSLSITPKSKDSTNFSKALNRFQKEDPTFRVRFDPESKETVISGMGELHLEIYVERMKREYNVECITGKPQVSYRESITIPSEFDYTHKKQSGGAGQYARIIGDLSPVEGGNKSNVFETHVVGGRIPDKYLSACAKGFDEACERGPLIGHKVLNVKMLINDGAIHSVDSNELAFKVATLTAFRDAFLKAQPVIMEPIMIVSVTSPNEFQGNVIGLLNKLQAVIQETDNGHDEFTLRAECSLSTMFGFASSLRASTQGKGEFSLEFSHYAPTAPHVQKELIAEFQKKQKK